The sequence CAGTACCCCTCCTGATGTGACCTGCTTAATGTTGGACATGTGGTCACAAAAGCTGGCCTTTTTCTGATTGGCTGCAAAAAGAGAGACACAAAGATTGGAGGAATGTGAGGCATGATACACAAAATAATACAGTCCAGGGATCCGGCACACAAAGGTCCCTGAGGTGATGTTGTAGTCCTGGTGGTCATTGGTGATGACTCTGTTGAATATGATGGGTGTGTTTTTTGTAGGATAGCTTTCTGTTGATCTTGCCATTGTAAAAGCTGATTGATACTCGCGCTTGTGGTTGCCTGGCATTCCATTATCCCCAGCGGCGCCTAGCTCACCTTTTTCTCCTGGAGGACCAGGTGGTCCCTTTGGACCATTTTTTCCTATTGGGCCTGGGGGGCCTTTAATTCCTTTTTCACCTTTAAGATTGGATATGTTCGAGATGGCTGGAACTCCTGTATGATGGCACAGTGACATCAGAGCACAAATTAGATATAGCTCAGATACTAACAAATCGAAAGTATAAGCTAAATTACAAAAATTCATAAAAGAGGCATCAGTCCCCCATCACGTTAGTAAATTCAGACTCATTCAATCAAGGGCAGGAAAATCTCTAGAAATGGGTTACCTACTGCAACAACGTGGCCAAAGAAGAAATGGAGGACATAGTCTTCCCTAACCTACTTATTCTCTGCCCAACTGGCATAGAGAAAAAATATGAGAAGCTCATAGACTGAACCGGGAGGAACCCTGACAGAGAAGGTGGCAAGGAACTAGAGCCAGTAAAAGACAATATGACAGTACAGTCACAGAAGAGGAAGAGAACCAAAAGAGGACAGTGACTTAAACCAAAGTGGAAAATCAGGTTAGGACAGTGTTCTATAAGCCAAGCCAGAGAACCTTGAAACTGAATGTAACTCTAAACGGAAGGATTGGAAAACCAAAAAAAGGGCAGTAAACTGTAAGCCAAAGCAGAGAACCAGGAAAAGTCAGGAACTTGTAAGCCAAAGGAGCAGAGATGCAGGAAAGGACCATGATCTATAAGCTAAAGACATGGAGAACCTAGAGAGAACAGTGACTTGTAAGTCAAAGTGGAGAACCAGGAGAGAACAGTAACCTGTAAGCCAAGGTGAAGAACCAAGAGCGGACAGTGACCTTTAGTAAAAGCACAGTACCAGGAGATGACCATGGACTGTAAGCCAAGGCAGAGTACCAGAAAAAGACCATAACTTTTAAGCTAAGGCAAAGTACCAAGAGAAGACCATGACTTGTAATCCAAGGCAGATAACCAGAAAAAGACAGTTACCTGCAAGCCAATGGAGCAGAGAACAAGGAGAGAACAGTGACTGGTAAGCCAAGACCAGGGAAGGGCAGTGACCTGCAAGCCCAAAATATAGAGAACCAGGAAAAAAGTATGGTGACCTGAAAGGCAAGTTGGAAAACCAGGATAGGACAATGACCTGTAAGCCAAGGCTAGATGAACAATGATCTAATCCCAGATAACCCCTcttatcaggggcgtagctaatagctcatgggccctgtgcaagagttcagcttaggcccccctttcctcagtgctttgtggtccTGGCAGGGaatcacatagccttcctgctgcctgaagcaataattgaaatggcaccccccccccacccatgccAAAttattgacctaaccccttccctctagcCAGAGGTGTAATTTGACCAGcaggcactttctataatactggtgtcttcttatgcaccacaagggacTTTGggacccctcaggctcctgggcccggtagcaactgctacttctgcaccccctatagctacgcccctgctttttATTTCAACAGACTGTATATCAGCCAGAATTTGTCATCTTCTCACTAGATAGTATCATCCCATGCAAATTAGACAGTGAATGCACACAAGCAGCCAGCCCCCCACCTTCCACGTTTCAGATGGATCATAAGGAATAATGTGCATAGAAAAGATTTTACCTCTATCTCCTTTTGCTCCTTTCCTCCCATCCCGTCCATCTCTGCCTGGGATTCCTGGTATACCTGGCATACCTGGCATTGCTGTGTTGCATGTAAATTCTGAACCCTCCACCCAAGTGAGCAGGGTCAGGAAAATGGTCCCAGTTCCCAGCAACATGATTGAGGTTCTCTGTACGGATAGACAGTGAGGGTGATTCACAAACGAAAAGTGGCATAGCCTGTACATTTACTACCCATCTATACAAGTCTCTTCTCACAGTGAGAGCGATCAAATGACACGTTTTCATTCCCAGTTCCTTTTTCATAGAAATTTAAATTTCAGTATCTCCTACGATCTAAGCTATAGGATATAAGCTATTGGTTTCTATCACTTCTGAACATCAGACAACATAAAGAGGGTCATCTTCTGAAGCAGTCAAAGGAAGAAGGTACAGATACTGGAGGAAGGTGCAGTCACTGAACAAAGGTGCAGTCACTAGAAGAAGGTGCCATCATTAGAGGAGGGTGCAGTTACTGGAAGAATGTGCAGTCAACTGAGGAAGGTGCAGTCATCAGAGGAAGATGTAGTCACCGGAGGAAGGTGCAGTCACTAGAGGAGGGTGCAGTTACTGGAAGAATGTGCAGTAAACTAAGGAAGGTGCAGGCACTGGAGGAAGGTGCAGTCACTAGAGGAAGGTGTAGTCTCTAGAGGAAGGTGCAGTCTCTAGAAGAGGGTGCAGTTACTGGAAGAATGTGCAGTGAGGGTGCAGTTACTGGAAGAATGTGCAGTGAGGGTGCAGTTACTGGAAGAATGTGCAGTAAACTAAGGAAGGTGCAGGCAATGGAGGAAGGTGCAGTCACTAGAGGAAGATGTAGTCTCTAGAGGAGAGTGCAGTCACTAGAGGAAGGTGTAGTCTCTAGAGGAAGGTGCAGTCTCTAGAAGAGGGTGCAGTTACTGGAAGAATGTGCAGTGAGGGTGCAGTTACTGGAAGAATGTGCAGTAAACTAAGGAATGTGCAGGCACTGGAGGAAGGTGTAGTGACTGGAAGAAGGTGCAGTCACTAGAGGAAGGTGAAGTCACTAGAGGAAGGTGCAGTTACTGGAAGAATGTGCAGTAAACTAAGGAAGGTGCAGTCATCAGGAGGGTGCAGTCACTGGAGGAAGGTTCAGTCACTAGAGGAAGGTGCAGTTACTGGAAAATGTGCAGTCAACTGAGGAAGGTACAGTCATCAGGGGAAGATGCAGTCACTTGAGGAAAGTGTAGTGACTAGAAGAAGGTTCAGACACTGGAGGAAAGTGCTGTCAATGGAGGTAGATGCTGTCAGTAGAGGAAAGTGCAGTCACTAGAGGAGGGTGCAGTTACTGGAAGAATGTGCAGTCAACTGAGAAAGGTGCAGTCATCAGA is a genomic window of Bufo bufo chromosome 1, aBufBuf1.1, whole genome shotgun sequence containing:
- the C1QC gene encoding complement C1q subcomponent subunit C, which produces MLLGTGTIFLTLLTWVEGSEFTCNTAMPGMPGIPGIPGRDGRDGRKGAKGDRGVPAISNISNLKGEKGIKGPPGPIGKNGPKGPPGPPGEKGELGAAGDNGMPGNHKREYQSAFTMARSTESYPTKNTPIIFNRVITNDHQDYNITSGTFVCRIPGLYYFVYHASHSSNLCVSLFAANQKKASFCDHMSNIKQVTSGGVLVELKIDQEVWLSVNDYNGMIGIEDNDSVFSGFLVFPD